The proteins below come from a single Candidatus Baltobacteraceae bacterium genomic window:
- a CDS encoding DUF4438 domain-containing protein, protein MSVRINHAELVTTAVVGEVAPALLNTGLYDVSFDGQPLILPSVGGINPNVRVGDSAFAFAADHIEPAVSARNPDDRINVAFNTFSCIGNEAVILTGDAKGKRGRVTGKHGGIEHVLVDFTPEIMREMAIGDKIQIWSRGLGMRLLDTPDVKIFNADPEFVDAWGLEFDESYVRARVARIVPAAVMGSGLGRSTVVRGDYDIQTFDDAVAEQYGLRELRLGDIVAIVNADHSFGRIYRTGAISVGVVVHGRSFVSGHGPGVTSLLTSSTGKIEPVIDDTANLASILKLR, encoded by the coding sequence GTGAGCGTCCGTATCAACCACGCCGAACTCGTCACGACCGCCGTAGTCGGCGAAGTTGCGCCCGCCTTACTCAATACGGGGCTTTACGACGTCAGTTTTGACGGTCAGCCGCTGATCCTTCCGAGCGTCGGAGGAATCAATCCCAACGTGCGGGTCGGCGACTCGGCCTTTGCCTTCGCGGCCGATCACATCGAGCCGGCCGTCAGCGCGCGCAATCCGGACGATCGCATCAACGTCGCTTTCAACACCTTTTCGTGCATCGGCAACGAGGCCGTGATCCTCACGGGCGATGCGAAGGGCAAGCGCGGCCGCGTTACCGGCAAGCACGGCGGCATCGAACACGTGCTCGTGGATTTTACGCCCGAGATCATGCGCGAGATGGCGATCGGCGATAAGATCCAAATTTGGTCGCGCGGGCTTGGGATGCGATTGCTCGACACGCCCGACGTGAAGATTTTCAACGCCGACCCCGAGTTCGTCGACGCGTGGGGGCTCGAGTTCGACGAGTCGTACGTCCGCGCGCGCGTCGCGCGAATCGTTCCCGCCGCGGTGATGGGATCGGGGCTCGGACGCTCGACGGTGGTACGCGGCGACTACGATATTCAAACCTTCGACGATGCCGTGGCCGAGCAGTACGGCCTGCGCGAGCTTCGTCTGGGCGATATCGTCGCGATCGTCAACGCCGACCACTCGTTCGGACGCATCTATCGAACGGGAGCGATTTCGGTCGGCGTCGTCGTGCACGGCCGCTCGTTCGTCTCCGGACACGGCCCGGGCGTCACGTCGCTGCTCACCTCCTCCACCGGCAAAATCGAACCGGTCATCGACGATACGGCAAACCTCGCGTCGATCTTAAAACTGCGCTGA
- the queD gene encoding 6-carboxytetrahydropterin synthase QueD translates to MQIVKHFRFEAAHVLPYHDGKCSRLHGHSYRLEVAIAGPLRQDGPARGMIEDFDTIKAVVHRHVIDVLDHQNLNDVLENPTCERIVAWVWERLAAHLPGLDTLVLWETATSCAVLRKADAAAR, encoded by the coding sequence ATGCAGATTGTTAAGCATTTCCGGTTCGAGGCCGCGCACGTTCTCCCTTATCACGACGGCAAGTGCTCGCGGCTGCACGGTCACTCGTACCGCCTCGAGGTGGCAATCGCCGGGCCGCTGCGGCAGGATGGCCCTGCCCGCGGGATGATCGAAGATTTCGACACGATCAAGGCCGTCGTGCATCGGCACGTTATCGACGTGCTGGACCACCAGAACCTCAACGACGTCCTCGAGAATCCGACCTGCGAGCGAATCGTCGCCTGGGTTTGGGAGCGCCTGGCCGCGCACTTGCCCGGCCTCGACACACTCGTGCTCTGGGAGACCGCCACGTCGTGCGCGGTTCTTCGTAAGGCCGATGCTGCAGCTCGCTGA
- a CDS encoding 7-carboxy-7-deazaguanine synthase QueE → MLQLAEIFYSIQGEGTYSGTPAVFVRLAGCNLACDFCDTDYSLKFFASVSEVVARVRAIGGACPMVILTGGEPLAQSETLDLIGALRDDGRRVHIESNGTLATELPDDVWLCVSPKERVDPRMAERANEVKLIVDERVPEEHLALFARQPTILLQPEGNKPRNIEIALEYAKAHPVRFRLSLQTHKFIGVR, encoded by the coding sequence ATGCTGCAGCTCGCTGAGATTTTCTACAGCATTCAAGGCGAAGGCACGTACAGCGGAACGCCGGCGGTCTTCGTGCGGCTCGCCGGCTGCAATTTAGCCTGCGATTTCTGCGATACCGACTACTCGCTGAAGTTCTTCGCATCGGTCTCCGAGGTCGTCGCTCGGGTGCGCGCGATCGGCGGCGCGTGCCCGATGGTGATCCTCACGGGGGGCGAACCGCTCGCGCAGTCCGAGACTCTCGATCTGATCGGCGCGCTGCGCGACGACGGGCGGCGCGTGCACATCGAATCGAACGGAACGCTCGCGACCGAACTGCCCGACGACGTGTGGCTTTGCGTTTCGCCGAAGGAGCGCGTCGATCCGCGCATGGCGGAGCGTGCGAACGAGGTGAAGCTGATCGTCGACGAGCGCGTACCCGAAGAACATCTCGCGCTCTTCGCGCGACAGCCGACGATTCTGCTGCAGCCCGAAGGCAACAAGCCGCGGAATATCGAGATCGCGCTCGAGTACGCCAAGGCGCATCCCGTGCGCTTCCGTCTCTCGCTCCAAACGCACAAATTCATCGGCGTCCGATGA
- the mqnB gene encoding futalosine hydrolase, protein MILVTCAVGKELAFFAPQPHVEMLVTGVGPVEAAAAVSRALAQGPYDLVISAGIAGAFAGAADVGDGVVVSDELLELDIETGERIPLPGDARIVDRANSDLTLVDRLVELGFARVRGITVGRVTATGATAARLAAHDVGVESMEGFAVLRAAEIAGVPAVEVRGISNIVGDRAESRWNFAAGAAGLERVLNALLGSIGTVDG, encoded by the coding sequence ATGATTCTCGTTACGTGCGCGGTGGGTAAAGAGCTGGCATTCTTCGCGCCGCAGCCGCACGTGGAGATGCTCGTCACCGGCGTCGGCCCGGTCGAGGCGGCGGCCGCCGTGTCGCGCGCGCTCGCGCAGGGCCCATATGACTTGGTGATCAGCGCGGGCATCGCCGGCGCGTTCGCCGGCGCGGCCGATGTCGGCGACGGCGTGGTCGTCTCCGACGAGTTACTCGAACTCGATATCGAGACCGGCGAGCGAATCCCCTTACCGGGCGACGCACGTATCGTCGATCGAGCGAACTCCGATCTCACGCTCGTCGATCGCCTCGTCGAACTCGGCTTCGCGCGCGTTCGCGGTATCACGGTCGGGCGCGTGACCGCGACCGGCGCAACGGCGGCGCGGCTCGCCGCGCACGATGTCGGCGTCGAGTCGATGGAAGGGTTTGCGGTATTGCGCGCGGCCGAGATCGCCGGCGTCCCGGCGGTTGAAGTGCGCGGTATCTCCAACATCGTCGGCGACCGCGCGGAAAGCCGATGGAACTTTGCCGCGGGCGCGGCGGGTTTAGAACGTGTATTAAACGCTTTGCTCGGTTCGATTGGAACGGTAGATGGATAA
- a CDS encoding 1,4-dihydroxy-6-naphthoate synthase produces MDKPLTLAYSPCPNDTYIFAALTNGLIDDVPEVRVALEDVENLNNSAAKGDYELTKVSYGAIPSLMDKYRILRAGGALGRGCGPLLVARKGTFTTLESLGDKLIAIPGERTTAFMLLRLAMGLTPPIIGMRFDKIVEAVSKGTVDAGLIIHESRFTYQNDGLVEIVDLGDWWESVSGMPIPLGAILVRNDLDDTRAAEIDDAIRRSLKFARENDDTIIGYVREHAFEMDDAVMRKHIDLYVNEFSDDVGDEGIAAVRELFKRAHAAGILPDPMEPKFV; encoded by the coding sequence ATGGATAAACCCCTGACCCTCGCGTACTCGCCCTGTCCCAACGACACGTATATTTTCGCCGCCCTCACCAACGGGTTGATCGACGACGTGCCCGAGGTTCGCGTCGCGCTCGAGGACGTCGAGAATCTTAACAACTCCGCTGCCAAAGGCGATTACGAACTTACGAAAGTGAGTTACGGTGCGATCCCATCGCTGATGGACAAGTACCGCATCCTACGCGCGGGCGGTGCGCTCGGGCGCGGCTGCGGGCCGCTGCTGGTAGCGCGTAAGGGCACCTTCACGACGCTCGAGTCGCTCGGGGACAAGCTCATCGCCATCCCGGGCGAGCGCACGACCGCCTTCATGCTGCTGCGTCTGGCGATGGGGCTGACTCCGCCAATCATCGGTATGCGCTTCGATAAAATCGTCGAGGCCGTCTCTAAGGGAACCGTCGATGCGGGCCTGATCATTCACGAATCGCGCTTCACCTATCAAAACGACGGCCTCGTCGAAATCGTGGACTTGGGCGACTGGTGGGAATCGGTCTCGGGCATGCCGATTCCGCTGGGTGCCATCCTCGTTCGCAACGATCTCGACGATACGCGGGCAGCCGAGATCGACGATGCGATCCGGCGCAGTTTGAAGTTCGCACGCGAGAACGACGATACGATTATCGGCTACGTGCGCGAACACGCTTTCGAGATGGACGATGCGGTCATGCGCAAGCACATCGACCTCTACGTTAACGAGTTCAGCGACGACGTCGGCGACGAAGGCATCGCGGCGGTTCGCGAACTCTTCAAGCGCGCGCACGCAGCCGGGATTCTTCCCGATCCGATGGAGCCGAAGTTTGTTTAA
- a CDS encoding DUF1343 domain-containing protein, which translates to MFKSLRRALAAFAVLAFAASAFAGAGELPRAKIALGDEVFLQSAWHDLHGRCVGVITNQTGVTSRLVNIVDAIKANPRICIKAIYSPEHGLRGDRPAGSYVSSYTDSRTGLPVYSLYGKQKHPTAKMLAGVDVLLFDIQDVGDRPYTYVSTMAYAMEAAKAYGKQIWVLDRPNPLGGEAVEGPVLDSRFKSFIGLYPIAMRHAMTVGELASLFNTEYGIGANLRVVRMQGWHRSMLWPETGLQWVQTSPNIPEWSTAVVYPCTGLLDNIGLNGGIGTTKPFKYAGAVGLDAYRLAAAMNAKDLPGVYFRPAYWSPFFGALKDRQVGGVELVVYDPRAFPSVRTALDLATAVRDIAPAFLKIDAKALDIDWGTDSLRRGLQAGRSADAIWSSWQPAVDRFKTIRAKYLLYD; encoded by the coding sequence TTGTTTAAATCACTTCGACGGGCCCTGGCCGCCTTTGCCGTGCTCGCTTTTGCCGCAAGTGCGTTTGCGGGTGCGGGCGAGCTGCCGCGAGCGAAGATCGCGCTCGGCGACGAGGTCTTTCTGCAATCGGCCTGGCACGATCTGCACGGGCGCTGCGTCGGGGTCATTACGAATCAGACGGGCGTCACGTCGCGGCTGGTCAACATCGTAGACGCCATTAAAGCCAACCCGCGGATTTGCATCAAGGCAATCTACTCTCCCGAGCACGGCCTGCGCGGCGATCGCCCCGCCGGCAGCTATGTTTCGTCATACACCGACTCGCGCACGGGCCTGCCGGTCTATAGTCTCTACGGCAAGCAAAAACATCCCACCGCAAAAATGCTCGCGGGCGTCGACGTGCTGCTCTTCGATATTCAGGATGTCGGCGATCGCCCGTACACCTACGTTTCGACGATGGCCTACGCGATGGAAGCTGCCAAGGCGTACGGTAAGCAGATCTGGGTTCTGGACCGTCCGAACCCGCTGGGCGGCGAAGCGGTTGAAGGTCCCGTGCTCGATTCGCGCTTTAAATCGTTTATCGGCCTCTATCCCATAGCGATGCGCCATGCGATGACCGTCGGCGAACTCGCGTCGCTCTTCAATACGGAGTACGGCATCGGCGCGAACCTGCGCGTCGTTCGCATGCAGGGCTGGCACCGCAGTATGCTTTGGCCCGAGACTGGGCTGCAGTGGGTTCAGACTTCACCGAACATCCCGGAGTGGAGCACCGCGGTCGTCTATCCGTGTACCGGATTGCTCGATAATATCGGTCTTAACGGCGGCATCGGCACGACCAAACCCTTCAAATATGCAGGCGCGGTCGGCCTCGATGCCTACCGGCTCGCAGCGGCGATGAATGCGAAGGATCTGCCGGGCGTCTATTTTCGGCCGGCGTATTGGTCGCCGTTCTTCGGCGCGCTCAAGGACCGGCAGGTCGGCGGTGTGGAGTTAGTCGTTTACGATCCGCGCGCGTTCCCATCGGTACGCACCGCCCTCGATCTCGCGACCGCCGTGCGCGACATCGCGCCCGCGTTCCTAAAGATCGACGCGAAAGCACTCGATATCGATTGGGGCACCGACTCCCTGCGACGCGGCCTGCAAGCCGGCCGCTCCGCCGACGCAATCTGGTCGTCCTGGCAGCCCGCAGTCGACCGATTCAAAACGATCCGCGCCAAATATTTGCTTTACGACTAA